A single Parabacteroides timonensis DNA region contains:
- a CDS encoding DNA methyltransferase translates to MTDIKEYKKSMPEKKHLLSESDIFGNIILINASKAMKLLQFSRHTFEKCVESGVIKKYIISDKALYNEDEISSFKLTPEYHNMLNGTIDKRNTLNDLTGKEWIPETKSYMYQKGLGASHPHAKIEIQHPAPFSFQDIQSLLRFFTKRGMVVLDPFGGVGSTAKACEILGRKCISIELSTKYHELSVKRLELEVAKGSSSHHHFINDDSCVVLPTLDANSVDFVVTSPPYWGILHKQDQKVKKNRVEKNLDTQYSHDNNDLGNIEDYSEFLELLCKNILLQCARILKMNKYMAIIVSDFRDKGDYVSFHSDLISALNKAMIPGGGKLILQGTKILIQNHKSLHPYGYPFSYVENIHHQYILIFRKK, encoded by the coding sequence ATGACAGACATAAAAGAATATAAAAAATCAATGCCGGAGAAAAAGCATTTGCTGTCGGAATCAGATATATTTGGGAATATAATACTTATAAATGCTTCAAAGGCAATGAAACTTTTACAATTTTCAAGGCATACTTTTGAAAAATGCGTTGAGAGTGGTGTGATAAAAAAGTATATTATTTCAGATAAAGCATTATATAATGAAGATGAAATTAGTTCTTTTAAGTTAACTCCGGAATATCATAATATGTTGAATGGCACAATTGATAAGCGTAATACATTAAATGATTTAACAGGTAAAGAGTGGATTCCTGAGACTAAAAGCTATATGTACCAAAAAGGATTAGGTGCATCTCATCCTCATGCTAAAATCGAAATACAACATCCTGCTCCTTTTTCTTTTCAGGATATCCAATCGTTATTGCGTTTTTTTACAAAGAGAGGAATGGTTGTTTTGGATCCATTTGGCGGTGTCGGCTCTACTGCTAAAGCATGTGAAATATTAGGGAGAAAATGTATTAGTATTGAGCTATCAACAAAGTACCACGAGTTGTCTGTGAAGCGTTTAGAATTAGAGGTTGCAAAAGGTTCTAGTTCTCATCATCATTTCATAAATGATGATTCTTGTGTAGTACTACCTACGCTTGATGCGAATTCTGTAGATTTTGTTGTTACAAGTCCTCCATACTGGGGGATTCTTCATAAACAAGATCAAAAAGTGAAGAAGAACCGTGTGGAAAAAAATCTTGATACACAGTATTCACATGATAATAACGATTTAGGAAATATAGAAGATTACAGCGAATTCTTAGAATTATTATGTAAGAATATTTTGCTGCAATGTGCTAGAATATTGAAGATGAATAAGTACATGGCAATAATTGTATCTGATTTTAGAGATAAAGGTGATTATGTAAGTTTTCATTCCGATTTGATTTCTGCCCTAAATAAAGCTATGATTCCAGGAGGTGGAAAGTTGATTTTACAAGGTACAAAGATTCTAATACAAAACCATAAATCACTTCATCCTTATGGTTATCCATTCTCATACGTTGAGAATATTCATCATCAGTATATCCTAATATTTAGAAAAAAATAA
- a CDS encoding helix-turn-helix transcriptional regulator — protein sequence MQNEDLNRLKVVLVEKKRTNKWLAEQLGKDQGTVSKWCTNTCQPDLKTLVRIAQLLEVDIHDLLNSNIK from the coding sequence ATGCAAAACGAGGATTTAAATAGATTGAAAGTTGTATTAGTAGAAAAAAAACGGACTAATAAATGGCTTGCTGAACAATTAGGTAAAGATCAAGGTACAGTATCAAAATGGTGCACAAATACTTGTCAACCTGATTTAAAAACTTTAGTTAGAATAGCACAATTATTAGAAGTTGACATTCATGATCTTTTGAATAGTAATATAAAATGA